The following proteins are co-located in the Symphalangus syndactylus isolate Jambi chromosome 21, NHGRI_mSymSyn1-v2.1_pri, whole genome shotgun sequence genome:
- the LOC134735438 gene encoding NEDD4-like E3 ubiquitin-protein ligase WWP1, protein MEKLGKQQNPVVLLIQNGINRNGKAQLTVVLDGLVIEQENITNCSSSPTIEIQQNGDALHENGEPSARTTARLAVEGTNGIDNHVPTSTLVQNSCCLCVVNGDNIPSSPSQVAARPKNTPAPKPLTSEPADDTVNGESSSFAPTDNASLTGIPVVSEENALSPNCTRATVEDPSVQEILTSSENNECIPSTSAELGSESRSILDPDISNSASSSAFEAAKSRQPNGCMDPV, encoded by the exons ACAGCAAAATCCAGTAGTTCTTCTAATCCAAAATGGGATCAACAG GAATGGCAAAGCACAATTGACAGTTGTGCTTGATGGATTGGTGATTgagcaagaaaatataacaaactgCAGCTCATCTCCAACCATAGAAATACAGCAAAATGGTGATGCCTTACATGAAAATGGAGAGCCTTCAGCAAGGACAACTGCCAGGTTAGCTGTTGAAGGCACGAATGGAATAGATAATCATGTACCTACAAGCACTCTAGTCCAAAACTCATGCTGCTTGTGTGTAGTTAATGGAGACAACATACCTTCATCTCCATCTCAGGTTGCTGCCAGACCCAAAAATACACCAGCTCCAAAACCACTCACATCTGAGCCTGCCGATGACACTGTTAATGGAGAATCATCTTCATTTGCACCAACTGATAATGCTTCTCTCACGGGTATTCCAGTAGtgtctgaagaaaatgccttGTCTCCAAATTGCACTCGTGCTACTGTTGAAGATCCTTCAGTTCAAGAAATACTGACttcctcagaaaacaatgaaTGTATTCCTTCTACCAGTGCAGAATTGGGATCTGAATCTAGAAGTATATTAGACCCTGACATCTCTAATTCTGCAAGTAGTTCTGCTTTTGAAGCAGCCAAATCAAGACAGCCAAATGGGTGTATGGATCCAGTATAG